The following proteins are encoded in a genomic region of Streptomyces lunaelactis:
- a CDS encoding MaoC/PaaZ C-terminal domain-containing protein has translation MPIDAAKAVAAEPRSAEIAWDHKDIQLYHLGLGAGIPATDPDELRYTLESKLHVLPSFATVAGAGKGVIGGLTGPGLDISLASVLHGGQTILLHRPIPVRGRAVSTSRIAAVYDKGKAAILVLRTEAADDEGPLWTSDAQIFVRGEGGFGGDRGPSVRLELPPREPDKVVEKAIREDQALLYRLSGDWNPLHADPEFARLAGFDRPILHGLCSYGMALKAVVDTVLGGDVGRVRSYTTRFAGVVFPGETLRIRMWAGDSQVHVSVTAVERDDAPVLADTIVEHS, from the coding sequence ATGCCCATTGATGCCGCCAAGGCCGTCGCCGCCGAACCCCGCAGCGCCGAGATCGCATGGGACCACAAGGACATCCAGCTCTACCACCTCGGCCTCGGCGCGGGCATCCCCGCCACCGACCCCGACGAGCTGCGCTACACCCTCGAGTCGAAGCTGCATGTCCTGCCCAGCTTCGCCACCGTCGCGGGCGCGGGCAAAGGCGTCATCGGCGGGCTCACCGGACCCGGCCTCGACATCAGCCTGGCATCCGTACTGCACGGCGGGCAGACCATCCTGCTCCACCGGCCGATCCCGGTCAGGGGCAGGGCCGTATCGACGTCCCGGATCGCGGCGGTCTACGACAAGGGCAAGGCCGCGATCCTCGTGCTGCGCACCGAAGCGGCCGACGACGAAGGCCCGCTGTGGACGAGCGACGCCCAGATCTTCGTACGCGGAGAAGGCGGCTTCGGCGGCGACCGCGGCCCCTCCGTCCGCCTCGAACTCCCGCCCCGCGAGCCGGACAAGGTGGTCGAGAAGGCCATCCGCGAGGATCAGGCGCTGCTCTACCGGCTCTCCGGCGACTGGAACCCGCTGCACGCCGACCCCGAGTTCGCCAGGCTCGCCGGCTTCGACCGGCCCATCCTGCACGGGCTCTGCTCGTACGGAATGGCGCTGAAGGCGGTCGTCGACACAGTGCTCGGCGGGGACGTCGGCCGCGTCCGCTCGTACACCACACGCTTCGCCGGCGTGGTCTTCCCCGGCGAGACCCTGCGTATCCGAATGTGGGCCGGAGACAGTCAGGTGCACGTATCGGTGACGGCCGTGGAGCGGGACGACGCGCCGGTCCTCGCCGACACCATCGTCGAACATTCGTGA
- a CDS encoding response regulator transcription factor — translation MPQDHRPAKSVRVLLAEDQGMMRGALALLLGLEPDIEVVAQVGRGDAIVDAALTSRPDVALLDIELPGRSGLDAAADLRDEVPDCRVLILTTVGRPGYLRRAMEAGAAGFLIKDGPVEELAGAIRKVLTGETVIDPALSAAALSAAPSPLTARERDVLNASVDGATVSGIAGTLRLSESTVRNDLSSAIGKTGTRNRAEAVRTARRQGWL, via the coding sequence ATGCCCCAGGACCACCGGCCCGCCAAGTCCGTACGTGTCCTCCTCGCCGAGGACCAGGGCATGATGCGCGGCGCCCTCGCGCTGCTGCTCGGCCTTGAGCCGGACATCGAGGTGGTCGCGCAGGTCGGCAGGGGCGACGCCATCGTCGATGCGGCCCTCACCTCACGGCCCGATGTGGCCCTGCTGGACATCGAACTGCCGGGCCGCAGCGGGCTGGACGCGGCCGCCGATCTGCGGGACGAGGTGCCCGACTGCCGGGTACTGATCCTCACCACCGTCGGACGGCCGGGCTATCTGCGCCGTGCGATGGAGGCCGGGGCCGCGGGGTTCCTGATCAAGGACGGGCCCGTGGAGGAACTGGCCGGAGCGATCCGAAAGGTCCTGACCGGCGAGACGGTCATCGACCCGGCCCTGTCGGCGGCGGCCCTGAGCGCGGCCCCGAGCCCGCTCACCGCGCGCGAGCGGGATGTGCTGAACGCGTCGGTGGACGGGGCGACGGTGTCCGGCATCGCGGGGACGCTGCGTCTGTCCGAATCGACGGTACGGAACGATCTGTCGTCGGCGATCGGCAAGACGGGCACGCGGAACCGCGCGGAGGCGGTGCGGACGGCACGGCGGCAGGGCTGGCTGTAG